TACCTGTATGGAAACAGTCAAGCAGACATGTATGCCTTTATCAGAGAAAATTAGCATGACCTATGTCAGAGCCTGTCTTTGTTGACTCACCAAACAAAGATTTACAGTCTCATTTAGAAACAGTCCTTAAATTAAATTGGCTGTACGGCCTTGTGTCACAGGAAGTTTGTTCTACCGTGGCTTGTCACCCAGTAAATGACTTGCAGTAGtctgtgaggagagagagacagcctCGACTCTTCCTGTTCCTTTTAACAAGCTAACGAAGCAGCAAAAGTCTAGACTAGTGGATGAAGTCTCCATGcttcagtttgacttttttattccCAATAATGACTTGTTTTGTGGACAGATTAAGAAGAAGGATTCAGACTGGAGGGAGTGTAAGTAGACGTTTATATTAGTCCAGCTGAGTCGATCCAGAGGGgaagtttcattttcattactCTTTGTTAAATGCACAGGTTCAACTTGTTTAGGGTTCATGCTTAAAGGAAAGAAGTATACCAAGGTAGAAAAAGTATTATTTTAAGTGTACTAAGTATATCTTAAACGTGCTACATTCTGTTTTGGAACATCGTAACAAAATTAAATTGCTTCAATAAAGTTCAGCTCTAAACAACTTGCATCAAATATATTTTActgttcctttatttccttttcactCTATGAGGAGTTtccttttctgtggttaagtcaCTGTTGTGACCTTTAtaccttattttctttcaaaataaaagcaggtctatattcaaacagaaagtcaactacccttagtttaagacagcgCAAAATGCTAACATTTGCATGTATAtacacatggacaaaaatgttggaaCTCTTccatgtaagaaaaaaaaattcaaaatggtcactgaaataactttaaactgacaaaagtcaTAATAACTCCAGCTAGCTCCTTGAACTTGTCTCCTATTACTTTGCCGATGAAGTATTCCCACAATATCAGAAAGGACCAAAATAActgaatatttcagcaagaGGCACTAAAGCATAAacatattaataataatatctaCACACTGGCAGGATTGGACAGAAAGGAAAGCAtcttggctaacagttaccttattttggagctggaaatgtgtcaaattgtcattgggttctgatgaaggtatttatttgtgctattattaacccatttcCCCGCATTCCATCCATTTTCGATctttcttgttgccacttttaacctatttttgccacttagcaTCCAGTTTTGACTCGTCCTTTTGCTCATTTCTGCCACATCTTGTTGCTAACAATTGTTGTCCCTTCTtgactgtttttgtctcttcttttagCCCATTCTTGcataattttgccacttcttcacCAACATTTgtgactttaatcccatttgctgcttttcaaccattttattccacttttaacTTGTTTGTTCAGCTTTTACCCCATCTTTGCTGCTtgattttaaaccttttacccattgttgtatgtttttgcctatttttgccaccatcTATTTctccttttaaccctttttgacactctgcctatttttgccacctttcaccccttttttccatgtttaaccacattttgcagctttcacccatttttgccacatatttttccacactttttcgccatttttgtggctttatgcaaatttttgttacattttcagccacttttatcctatctttaccacttttcacccagttttgccactttttcttgcacttcttacccatttttgccacttcttgcccattttgccatattcatcccatttttgtcacttttccctGTTTTCCCACCTCttctttctactttttttttttttaccaatttttgtgtccttttgcccattttttcccgtTTCTTGACACTTTTTCGTAGCTTgtcacccagttttgccacttcttctttccaatttttcccatttttgtgtcttcttgcccatttttccccctttaatcCCATTTGTGCCTGTTGTCACAGCTTTCCCCCATTTATGTTaataaattttacatttttcatccatttttgcagctttttgccacttcatattcattttaaaatctacAGACACACTGGTAGGATCAGACTGAAAAGGAAAGACACTTTTGCTACATGACTAGAAATTTGCACCAAGCAGTGACCTAAGACTTTAAACCAAACACCCCAAGGTGACTCTAGCTTTCTTTGAAGTTTTCTCTTgagtaaaaataactttaaagtCATCATGTGTTAGATCTAAGACACCAAAATGCTGCATACAAAGCCAGAGATGAAATTACAGAACAGATTTCAGAGCTAATTTTGTTTAATAATTCTCTCTATTGTTGCAGTGAATAACTTGAAAGTTCAGTTGTTTTTGTGGTATTCTTTCTAATTTCCTTTCTTATTTCTCCACAAGGTATGAGCTGATGAAAACCACGTCTGCAATGGAAAACCTAACCTTGGCCACCAACCTCTCAGATTGTTTCTTAGACGATGACAGCTTCAGGAGGAAGCCATTCATGGTGTTCTACATGGCTACCATCATGGCTGCCATCCCCACCAACGCCTTCTCCCTTTATGTGTCCTTGCAGCACATTAGACAGAAGAACGAGCTCGGCGTCTATCTATTCAACCTGGCTCTGAGTGACCTAACATTCTCTATTGGCCTTTCTCTGTGGCTGGACTTCCTGTGGAGGGGAGTGTGGGCACATGGAGGCCATGTTTGTGTGCTGTCTATTTACTTCCTCTTCACTAACTTCTACACCAGCGATGCCTTCCTCTGCTGCATTGCTTTTGACCGCTACCTGGCAGTGGTTCACCCTTTAAAGTACAGGTTCTTGAGGAAAGTCGACACTGCAGCAGTGGTCAGTGCTGCCATTTGGGTGCTGGTGGTTTGTTTCAATGCTGCAACCATCACCTGGGAGGACTCGTACTATGAAAGCAGCAAGTTTTCAGTGTGCTTTGACATATTCCTCCCGATGTCAGAGACCATGGTCAGAGCTAATATTGCACGCTTCCTCCTTGGCTTCATTTTTCCCGTTTTCCTGGTTGTGTTTTCCACCAGAGGAACCTTTAAGGCATTGAAATCCAACCAGGCCACAGAGGAAAAAGAACGTAAACAGATTGCAAAGCTGCTAACAGTTGTTCTGCTCTGCCTTTTGTTGTCCTTCGGACCAATTCACATCATGATGCTTGTTCGCACAATCGTGGATGACTGCAAGACTGTAGCACTGCTCCTCTACCCGTACAAGATCAGCCAAGCTATGTCAAGCCTTAACTGCATTTCAGACCCTCTACTTTATTGCTTTATTACGAGAACGGGGAAGGAAAATGTAAATCAGGTTGTTCTCCTTTTTCAGGTaaagaaaagaagcaaagaTGAAAGTGTGGTATAGGCTGGGTCACGTTCATTTAGAGTTTTTAACTTCTTAGTAAAGACTGTGATTCTTTAGTGGACAGAGCGGCTTTATGTCATCCAGGCCTGCCCTGCCATAGAATCAGCTGGGACCctgaaaaaagacaagaaaatgagCCCTCtgcagttgtgatttattgatgatatcaatgcatgtgtgttggatcagcagcattgatGTTAGCATCCTGACTAACAGTAACCTCATTGTGAAGCTGAGAAGTGTGTCAAAccattattgggttctgatgaaaTTATTTATCGAAGCTTCTTTTTAACCTGTTGCACCTCTTTccacccatttgtgtcacttttttattgaccttttaatccgtttttgctgctttttacctcttttagcctcttttttcctcttttgatcatttttgtcttttgcctatttctgccacttcttgcccatttttttgccaattttctcccttttgctgcttttcaccttttatttcactttaaacagattttgtccatttttgcctctgactTTTACACTTTCACCCAATTTTGTAGGTTTTtactatttctgccacttttaacccattttacaaattggtttctattttttttacctgtttttgttcagttgttttttatttctgccactttcataCTACTTTTGCAGCTCTTTGCCTGTTTTTCAACTGTTAACCCAGTTTTGCGATTTTtcgcccattttgccacttttaacccaattcagtctatttttgcctctaacttttacactttttacccaattttgtaggtttttaccattttggccactttaaactaactttttgccaattaatTTTATACTTCACCAATTTTTGTGACTTCTTGacacatttttcccacctttatcctatttttgcagcttttcacccatttttgccactaactTTTACCCTTTTGTCCCAATTGTGTacgttttaaccaatttttactgtttttcttcttctcacccttttttcacttcttgtggccactttaaaaaattttttaccGCTCATCACCCAGTTTTGAAGATCATTTTCAGCTTTGTCATTTCTGcacctttttacccatttttgcctcttttatccagtttttgacacttttcaccctttttcccCAATGTTAACCAATTTTGGCAATTCACTTAATACTTTTACctactttttaatctttttgtcatttttttttctactttttgaaactttaacccatttgttctgcctttcttgttattttaaatccattttttgatgtttgtagcaatgtttttgcacttttagacatatttttgacacttcttgtccatttttgacactattaacccatttttttgccacttttcac
This genomic window from Cheilinus undulatus linkage group 18, ASM1832078v1, whole genome shotgun sequence contains:
- the LOC121526564 gene encoding C-X-C chemokine receptor type 2-like; translated protein: MALLNKTNTNVSASCTVDSSVERSMYPTAYSLFFIVGFPANCLSLYVAWMLIRSGNSIAVYLFNLSISDLLYAISLPVWIELALRKYVDKTLCSLVTVIMYNSFYVGSGLLCCISVDRFLAVVYPLHFHWVREVRTAAYVSIAVWTLEISMHVILLDHTGALRAFSSRSCTDQVPMTAQEANVSLTRVTLGFLVPVFIMTFCFQQIMQSLRQSSSILEEERRKVGVLLLFLLLTYIVAFLPFQTVMLLRAVLEPGACVWAARLRNPYLVTVATTTINSTLDPIIYCLISESAKREIRKVIEKGRGVLKKSKLFESFSGIQYELMKTTSAMENLTLATNLSDCFLDDDSFRRKPFMVFYMATIMAAIPTNAFSLYVSLQHIRQKNELGVYLFNLALSDLTFSIGLSLWLDFLWRGVWAHGGHVCVLSIYFLFTNFYTSDAFLCCIAFDRYLAVVHPLKYRFLRKVDTAAVVSAAIWVLVVCFNAATITWEDSYYESSKFSVCFDIFLPMSETMVRANIARFLLGFIFPVFLVVFSTRGTFKALKSNQATEEKERKQIAKLLTVVLLCLLLSFGPIHIMMLVRTIVDDCKTVALLLYPYKISQAMSSLNCISDPLLYCFITRTGKENVNQVVLLFQVKKRSKDESVV